The Faecalibacterium prausnitzii genome includes a window with the following:
- the brnQ gene encoding branched-chain amino acid transport system II carrier protein: MQKLPVRQRLLLGFTLFSMFFGAGNLIFPPHLGAQAGSNFWPAFAGFAVSATGLPIAGVVAVARAGGFDQLASRVHPKFSLVFTILVYLSIGPCLAIPRTASTSFEMLVPLVGGGRGLQLSYSIVFFAAAFLVALHPEKLTDRLGRVLCPALIALIFVLFAGCLLHPVAAQYGPPAAAYARLPAFEGILGGYQTMDALAGLNFGAVLALNIQALGVTEENAIRQNTIRAGFLAGGLLLVIYAMLGHVGALTGAAAPDCTTGAEVLSALASALFGRAGQLLLAAIFLIACFNTCVGLISCVGQYFHTLLPRIPYPALAGFFAAASMLISNIGLAGIIRLSTPVLGALYPAAIVLIALSFLPKAFQKRSVYVCTVALTAVQSVLAALPFTAAFVTALPLGSYGFGWVVPAAAGLLVGFLFP; encoded by the coding sequence ATGCAGAAGCTCCCCGTCAGGCAGCGCCTGCTCCTCGGTTTTACGCTGTTTTCGATGTTCTTCGGTGCCGGAAACCTGATCTTTCCGCCCCATCTCGGCGCACAGGCCGGTTCCAACTTCTGGCCTGCCTTTGCCGGGTTCGCCGTCAGCGCCACCGGCCTGCCCATCGCAGGCGTGGTGGCCGTGGCCAGAGCGGGCGGGTTCGACCAGCTGGCCAGCCGGGTCCACCCGAAGTTTTCCCTCGTGTTCACCATTCTGGTCTATCTCTCCATCGGGCCATGCCTCGCCATCCCCCGCACGGCCAGCACCTCATTCGAGATGCTGGTGCCTCTGGTAGGCGGCGGGCGCGGCCTGCAGCTGAGCTACTCCATCGTTTTCTTTGCGGCGGCGTTCCTCGTGGCGCTCCATCCGGAAAAACTCACCGACCGGCTGGGCCGCGTCCTCTGCCCGGCCCTCATCGCGCTGATCTTCGTCCTGTTCGCGGGCTGTCTGCTCCACCCTGTGGCCGCGCAGTACGGCCCCCCTGCCGCCGCCTATGCCCGCCTGCCTGCATTCGAAGGCATCCTGGGCGGCTACCAGACCATGGACGCCCTTGCGGGGCTGAACTTCGGGGCTGTCCTCGCGCTCAACATCCAGGCCCTCGGCGTCACCGAAGAAAACGCCATCCGTCAGAACACCATCCGGGCGGGCTTCCTCGCGGGCGGGCTGCTGCTGGTCATCTACGCCATGCTGGGCCATGTGGGCGCGCTGACCGGTGCCGCCGCGCCGGACTGCACCACCGGCGCCGAGGTCCTCTCTGCCCTTGCCAGCGCCCTGTTCGGCCGGGCCGGGCAGCTGCTCTTAGCGGCCATCTTCCTCATCGCCTGCTTCAACACCTGTGTGGGGCTCATCTCCTGCGTAGGGCAGTATTTCCACACCCTGCTCCCCCGCATCCCCTACCCGGCCCTCGCGGGCTTTTTCGCCGCCGCCAGTATGCTCATCTCCAACATCGGGCTGGCGGGCATCATCCGGCTGTCCACCCCGGTTCTGGGCGCACTGTATCCGGCAGCCATCGTGCTCATCGCGCTGTCGTTCCTGCCCAAAGCGTTCCAGAAGCGGAGCGTCTACGTCTGCACCGTCGCACTGACGGCCGTGCAGAGCGTCCTTGCGGCCCTGCCGTTCACCGCCGCTTTCGTCACCGCCCTGCCGCTGGGATCCTATGGCTTCGGCTGGGTCGTCCCGGCAGCGGCGGGGCTGCTGGTCGGGTTCCTGTTCCCATAA
- a CDS encoding ABC transporter permease, translating to MKQTKKSRLAKWAAAGFWLAVWQAAAMAVGQEVFLVSPVQALGTLLELLPQAEFWQRIGFSAGRILLGFGLGAVSSVVLAVAAGRWAWVEALLAPVMQLVKATPVASFIILALVWVSGSSLSVLISFLMVLPVLYGAVRTGIGSVDVQLLEMAKVFRLPLGRRLRAIWLPAVLPAFRQGCSVALGICWKSGVAAEVIGLPDGSIGDALYRAKITLSTGELFAWTFVIILLSAVFEKLFLALLDRAVARVLGEEGV from the coding sequence ATGAAACAAACGAAAAAAAGCCGCCTGGCAAAGTGGGCGGCGGCGGGGTTCTGGCTGGCGGTCTGGCAGGCTGCGGCCATGGCCGTGGGGCAGGAGGTCTTTCTGGTGTCGCCGGTGCAGGCGCTGGGCACCCTGCTGGAGCTGCTGCCCCAGGCAGAGTTCTGGCAGCGCATTGGCTTCAGCGCCGGGCGCATCCTGCTGGGCTTCGGGCTGGGGGCGGTGTCCAGCGTGGTGCTGGCCGTGGCCGCCGGGCGCTGGGCGTGGGTGGAAGCCCTGCTCGCGCCGGTGATGCAGCTGGTGAAGGCGACGCCGGTGGCGAGCTTCATCATTCTGGCACTGGTGTGGGTCAGCGGAAGCTCGCTGTCGGTCCTCATCAGCTTTCTGATGGTGCTGCCGGTGCTCTACGGCGCGGTGCGCACCGGCATCGGGAGCGTGGATGTGCAGCTGCTGGAAATGGCAAAGGTGTTCCGGCTCCCGCTGGGGCGTCGGCTGCGGGCCATCTGGCTCCCGGCTGTGCTGCCGGCGTTCCGGCAGGGGTGCAGCGTGGCACTGGGCATCTGCTGGAAGAGCGGCGTAGCGGCGGAAGTCATCGGCCTGCCCGACGGCAGCATCGGCGATGCGCTGTACCGGGCCAAGATCACCCTGTCCACCGGGGAGCTGTTCGCCTGGACTTTTGTCATCATCCTGCTGAGCGCAGTGTTCGAAAAGCTGTTCCTGGCCCTGCTGGACAGAGCTGTGGCCCGCGTGCTGGGGGAAGAGGGTGTGTAA
- a CDS encoding M23 family metallopeptidase, producing MEQLKRFLRDKGFALALLACLVAAAAAGVWAVRTVRDELKENLDGLNEPDSTSTLPGIDEDLTIIPEEEYPEWQQPTTPAANSVANVPKADPAPRAGSSASSAASSGQASGSGSVREPSALQGASSPASSSAAPASTQPIFGRVLNAYSGDELVYNKTLGDWRTHNGIDYAAREGEAVPSPVDGSVVLAGADGSWGPVVAVKDSAGRVWRLCGVASPKVKEGDTVSAGQVLGTVGSVSCECAEESHLHLEVKQGDSYLDPAACRN from the coding sequence ATGGAACAACTCAAAAGATTTCTGCGGGACAAGGGGTTTGCGCTGGCGCTGCTGGCCTGTCTGGTGGCCGCGGCTGCGGCGGGCGTCTGGGCCGTGCGCACCGTCCGGGACGAGCTGAAAGAGAACCTTGACGGCCTGAACGAGCCGGACAGCACATCGACCCTGCCCGGCATCGACGAAGACCTGACGATCATCCCGGAGGAGGAATATCCCGAATGGCAGCAGCCTACTACGCCCGCCGCAAACAGTGTGGCCAATGTCCCCAAGGCCGACCCGGCCCCCAGAGCCGGGTCTTCAGCGTCGTCTGCTGCCTCGTCTGGGCAGGCGTCTGGCTCTGGTTCGGTGCGCGAACCCTCCGCCTTGCAAGGCGCATCCTCGCCTGCCAGCAGTTCGGCAGCGCCTGCTTCCACGCAGCCCATCTTTGGCAGAGTGTTGAACGCCTACAGCGGCGATGAGCTGGTGTACAACAAGACGCTGGGCGACTGGCGCACCCACAACGGCATCGACTATGCAGCCCGCGAAGGCGAAGCAGTTCCTTCCCCGGTGGACGGCAGCGTGGTGCTGGCTGGTGCCGATGGCAGCTGGGGGCCGGTCGTGGCCGTGAAGGACAGCGCGGGCCGTGTCTGGCGGCTCTGCGGTGTGGCCAGCCCCAAGGTGAAAGAGGGCGACACCGTGTCGGCCGGGCAGGTGCTCGGCACCGTGGGCAGCGTGAGCTGCGAGTGCGCCGAGGAGAGCCACCTGCATCTGGAAGTGAAGCAGGGTGACAGCTATCTGGACCCCGCAGCGTGCAGGAACTGA
- the cmk gene encoding (d)CMP kinase — translation MISVAIDGPAGAGKSTLARRLAAELGYIYVDTGAMFRTIGLYALRAGKDPKDNEAVNALLPEISLRLDSVDGEQHIYLNGEDVSRLIRTDEVGMAASAVGANPAVRAFLLDQQRDMTRTQNVLMDGRDIGTVVLPHATVKIFLTAAPEARARRRWKEYQEKGVDISFEKVLEDVKQRDYQDTHREAAPLKQADDAVLLDTSELNFEQSLDAMKQIIASKV, via the coding sequence ATGATTTCTGTTGCGATCGATGGGCCTGCAGGTGCGGGCAAATCCACGCTGGCGCGCCGTCTGGCGGCTGAGCTGGGCTACATTTATGTGGATACCGGTGCGATGTTCCGCACCATCGGCCTGTATGCACTGCGCGCGGGCAAAGACCCCAAGGACAATGAGGCCGTCAATGCACTGCTGCCGGAGATCTCGCTGCGGCTGGATTCGGTGGACGGCGAACAGCACATCTACCTGAACGGGGAGGACGTCAGCCGGCTCATCCGCACCGATGAGGTGGGCATGGCGGCTTCGGCTGTGGGGGCCAACCCGGCAGTCCGCGCTTTCCTGCTGGATCAGCAGCGCGATATGACCCGGACCCAGAACGTTCTGATGGACGGCCGCGACATCGGCACGGTGGTGCTGCCCCATGCGACCGTGAAGATCTTCCTGACCGCTGCCCCGGAGGCCCGCGCCAGACGCCGCTGGAAGGAGTATCAGGAGAAGGGCGTGGACATCTCCTTTGAAAAGGTGCTGGAAGATGTGAAGCAGCGCGATTATCAGGACACCCACCGCGAGGCTGCCCCGCTGAAGCAGGCCGACGACGCCGTTCTGCTGGACACCTCTGAGCTCAACTTTGAGCAGAGCCTGGATGCCATGAAACAGATCATCGCATCCAAGGTCTGA
- the hemW gene encoding radical SAM family heme chaperone HemW produces the protein MSLGLYLHIPYCFSKCRYCDFYSAPGQRGVPSAYVDALLRELHRFSPDAPLRPDTLYFGGGTPSLLAPEDAARLIAAASPLPGAEVTLEANPETVTEASLCAFREAGINRISFGVQSARDSQLKTLGRPHTARQARAAFAAARRAGFENISGDIMLALPHYTQAEFDETLELIESGGATHISAYLLKIEPDSAFGRHPPEGLPSPDEAADVYLYAVEQLEHHGYQQYEISNFARPGYEGKHNLIYWDCGDYLGLGPAAHSCMGGRRFYYPADTEAFLHDTAAPILDGGCGAEDYLILQLRLRKGLDLAEYKARFGKEFSTSQLAFVKNCVKNGYASFDGRTLALTPAGLIVQNSILAELL, from the coding sequence GTGTCTCTTGGACTTTATCTCCACATTCCCTACTGTTTTTCCAAATGCAGGTACTGCGATTTCTATTCCGCACCCGGCCAGCGGGGCGTCCCCTCGGCATACGTGGACGCCCTGCTGCGGGAGCTGCACCGCTTTTCGCCGGATGCCCCACTCCGCCCGGACACCCTCTATTTCGGCGGCGGCACCCCCAGCCTGCTGGCCCCGGAGGATGCCGCCCGGCTGATCGCGGCAGCGTCTCCCCTCCCCGGTGCCGAGGTCACGCTGGAAGCCAACCCGGAAACGGTCACCGAGGCATCGCTCTGTGCCTTCCGGGAAGCCGGCATCAACCGCATCTCCTTCGGCGTCCAGTCCGCGCGGGACAGCCAGCTGAAAACGCTGGGCCGCCCCCACACGGCCCGGCAGGCGCGGGCGGCATTCGCAGCCGCGCGGCGGGCAGGCTTCGAGAACATCAGCGGCGACATCATGCTGGCCCTGCCCCATTATACGCAGGCGGAGTTCGACGAGACGCTGGAACTGATCGAGAGCGGCGGTGCCACCCACATCTCGGCCTATCTGCTCAAGATCGAGCCGGACTCCGCGTTTGGCCGGCATCCGCCGGAGGGGCTGCCCTCCCCGGACGAAGCGGCGGACGTTTATCTCTACGCCGTCGAGCAGCTGGAACACCACGGCTACCAGCAGTACGAGATCTCCAACTTTGCAAGACCCGGCTATGAGGGGAAGCACAACCTCATCTATTGGGACTGCGGGGACTACCTCGGCCTCGGCCCGGCGGCGCACTCCTGCATGGGCGGCAGGCGGTTCTATTACCCCGCCGACACCGAAGCCTTTCTTCACGACACTGCCGCTCCCATTCTGGACGGCGGCTGCGGCGCAGAGGATTATCTCATTTTACAGCTGCGCCTGCGCAAGGGGCTGGACCTGGCGGAGTACAAGGCCCGCTTCGGGAAGGAATTTTCCACTTCGCAGCTTGCCTTTGTCAAAAACTGCGTCAAGAACGGCTATGCGTCCTTCGACGGCCGCACCCTCGCGCTGACCCCCGCCGGGCTGATCGTGCAAAACAGCATCCTGGCAGAATTGTTATAA
- a CDS encoding ABC transporter substrate-binding protein: MKKLTSLLLSAALLVGMLACGASAKTNTTVRVAGLKGPTTMGLVNLLAMEQNGTASQNYDLQLYGAADEVVPKLIKGEVDIAAIPANLAATLYQKTSGGIQVMAVNTLGVLYVVEKGDTVHSFADLKGRTILSTGKGTTPEYVLRYLLRKNGIDPDKDVKIEYYSEASEVTAQMAATKKDAIAVLPQPYVTAAQMKDSSLRVVLDLTREWNKVCDTQLITGVTVVRTAYAEEHPEEVINFLKDYQKSVDAANDDLDGTAALCEEVGVVAKAAIAKKALPKCNIVYRIGDEMKADVNAYLQVLYDASPAAVGGKLPDANFYYTEATVAKRVQKAFQRLVNSLK; encoded by the coding sequence ATGAAAAAACTGACATCCCTGCTGCTGTCGGCGGCGCTGCTCGTCGGGATGCTGGCCTGCGGGGCATCGGCCAAGACGAACACCACCGTCCGGGTGGCCGGCCTGAAAGGCCCCACCACCATGGGTCTGGTGAATCTGCTGGCCATGGAACAGAACGGAACGGCTTCCCAGAACTACGACCTGCAGCTCTACGGTGCCGCCGATGAGGTCGTGCCCAAGCTCATCAAGGGCGAAGTGGACATTGCCGCCATCCCGGCCAACCTCGCCGCCACCCTCTACCAGAAGACCAGCGGCGGCATCCAGGTCATGGCCGTGAACACGCTGGGCGTGCTGTATGTGGTGGAAAAGGGCGACACCGTCCACAGCTTTGCAGACCTGAAGGGCCGCACCATCCTGTCCACCGGTAAGGGGACTACCCCGGAGTACGTGCTGCGCTATCTGCTCCGGAAGAACGGCATCGACCCCGACAAGGATGTGAAGATCGAATATTACAGCGAGGCATCTGAGGTGACTGCCCAGATGGCTGCCACGAAGAAAGACGCCATCGCCGTGCTGCCCCAGCCCTATGTGACGGCCGCCCAGATGAAGGACAGCAGCCTGCGCGTCGTGCTGGACCTGACCAGGGAGTGGAACAAGGTCTGCGACACCCAGCTCATCACCGGCGTGACGGTGGTGCGCACCGCCTACGCAGAGGAGCACCCGGAGGAGGTCATCAACTTCCTGAAGGACTACCAGAAGAGCGTGGATGCCGCCAACGACGACCTGGACGGCACCGCCGCACTCTGCGAGGAGGTCGGCGTGGTGGCCAAGGCAGCCATCGCGAAGAAGGCGCTGCCCAAGTGCAACATCGTCTACCGCATCGGCGACGAGATGAAGGCAGACGTCAACGCTTATCTGCAGGTGCTCTATGACGCTTCGCCCGCCGCCGTGGGCGGCAAGCTGCCGGATGCAAACTTCTACTACACCGAGGCCACGGTGGCCAAACGTGTGCAGAAGGCATTCCAGCGCCTGGTCAACTCGCTGAAGTAA
- a CDS encoding lysophospholipid acyltransferase family protein: MVLYYILLPLAWIVFHIGFRVECIGRENLKKVRTNGCIIAPNHVSAIDPVFVVITRFWGRRMVVFAKKELFEINVLLTWFFRWMGALCVRGTREELDVIDQTVEACRNGGTLLIFPEGTREKEGKLLQPKSGLFVIAAQAAVDVVPVRILYDTPDGRMKLFCKVKVVYGEPMPAAQFAMESRRDLKTLRANKQALLDAWEDLGRP; encoded by the coding sequence ATGGTACTCTATTATATTTTGCTCCCGCTGGCGTGGATCGTGTTCCACATCGGGTTCCGAGTGGAGTGCATCGGCCGGGAGAATCTGAAGAAAGTCCGGACGAACGGCTGCATCATCGCACCGAACCATGTTTCCGCCATCGACCCGGTGTTCGTGGTCATCACCCGGTTCTGGGGGCGGCGGATGGTGGTCTTCGCCAAGAAGGAACTGTTTGAGATCAACGTGCTGCTGACCTGGTTTTTCCGCTGGATGGGGGCGCTGTGTGTGCGCGGCACCCGCGAAGAGCTGGATGTGATCGACCAGACGGTGGAGGCCTGCCGGAACGGCGGCACACTGCTCATCTTCCCGGAGGGCACCCGCGAAAAAGAAGGAAAGCTCCTGCAGCCCAAGAGCGGCCTGTTCGTCATTGCGGCGCAGGCGGCGGTGGATGTGGTGCCGGTGCGCATCCTTTACGACACACCGGACGGCAGGATGAAGCTGTTCTGCAAGGTGAAGGTCGTCTACGGCGAGCCGATGCCCGCCGCACAGTTCGCCATGGAGAGCCGCCGCGACCTGAAGACCCTGCGGGCCAACAAGCAGGCGCTTCTGGACGCATGGGAAGATTTGGGCCGACCGTGA
- a CDS encoding ATP-binding cassette domain-containing protein: MQYKLEISNLTKRFGEKTLFEALDLTVTGPVILWAPSGWGKTTLLRILMGLEVPTSGTVTGVGKVGAVFQEDRLCPQLNAIQNVELVLPEGKTKYREQIRDDFLQIGLDEAALSLPARKLSGGQKRRAALLRALWAESDTLLLDEPFTGMDPDTMKKAAALLKERCGEKVVLLATHDQEAIQELGWRVMEL; encoded by the coding sequence ATGCAATACAAACTGGAAATTTCGAATCTGACAAAACGCTTCGGAGAAAAAACGCTCTTCGAAGCGCTGGACCTGACCGTTACCGGCCCGGTCATCCTCTGGGCACCCAGCGGGTGGGGCAAAACGACCCTGCTCCGCATCCTCATGGGGCTGGAAGTGCCCACCTCCGGCACCGTGACCGGCGTGGGGAAGGTGGGGGCTGTCTTTCAGGAAGACCGGCTCTGCCCCCAGCTGAACGCGATCCAGAACGTGGAACTGGTGCTCCCGGAGGGAAAAACGAAATACAGAGAGCAGATCCGCGACGATTTTTTACAGATCGGATTGGATGAAGCCGCCCTCTCGCTTCCGGCACGAAAGCTGTCCGGCGGGCAGAAACGCCGTGCGGCCCTGCTGCGGGCACTCTGGGCCGAGAGCGACACCCTGCTGCTGGACGAGCCGTTCACCGGCATGGACCCCGACACCATGAAAAAAGCCGCAGCGCTGCTGAAGGAGCGCTGCGGCGAAAAGGTCGTTCTGCTGGCCACCCACGATCAGGAGGCCATTCAGGAGCTAGGCTGGCGGGTGATGGAATTATAA
- a CDS encoding Bax inhibitor-1/YccA family protein: MDYRNYDRGYAEPTMSASDYMTRTYRWMASGLLITFAMAYITATTPLLYLVDSLYLVLTIAELALVFVLSSRVQTMSVQGARATFFGYALLNGMVLSYYFLAFSVGTLILAFLSTALYFGLMAVYGTTTHKDLTGWGPRLMMALVAMLITGFVGMLFGFGFGGSVLYCGIGLVVFMLLTAYDTQKLQQMYSYYAADAEMAEKASIYGALTLYLDFINIFLYVVRLLGNNRRRS, translated from the coding sequence ATGGATTACAGAAATTATGACCGCGGCTATGCGGAGCCTACGATGAGCGCATCGGACTATATGACCCGCACCTACCGCTGGATGGCCAGCGGGCTGCTCATCACCTTTGCAATGGCCTATATCACCGCGACAACTCCGTTGCTGTATCTGGTCGATTCGCTTTACCTTGTGCTCACCATCGCTGAGCTGGCCCTCGTGTTCGTGCTCAGCTCCCGTGTGCAGACCATGTCGGTGCAGGGGGCAAGGGCGACCTTCTTCGGGTACGCGCTGCTCAACGGCATGGTGCTCAGCTACTACTTCCTCGCCTTCTCGGTGGGGACGCTGATCTTAGCCTTCCTTTCCACGGCGCTGTACTTTGGCCTGATGGCCGTCTACGGCACCACTACCCATAAAGACCTGACCGGCTGGGGCCCCCGCCTGATGATGGCACTGGTGGCCATGCTCATCACCGGCTTTGTCGGAATGCTGTTCGGCTTCGGTTTTGGCGGCTCGGTGCTCTACTGCGGCATCGGCCTGGTGGTCTTCATGCTGCTGACCGCCTACGATACCCAGAAGCTACAGCAGATGTACAGCTACTACGCTGCCGACGCCGAAATGGCGGAAAAGGCTTCCATCTACGGTGCGCTGACCCTGTATCTGGACTTCATCAACATCTTCCTGTATGTCGTCCGTCTGCTGGGCAACAACCGCCGCCGCAGCTGA
- a CDS encoding NAD(P)/FAD-dependent oxidoreductase, whose amino-acid sequence MAKVLIVGGGAAGLMAAGAAVRQGHEVTVLEHMEKPGQKILVTGKGRCNVTNDCTAEEFLRHVRTNPRFLFSSLWAFPPARTMELFEGLGVELKVERGRRVFPVSDRAEEIRQALLRYAEEARIVRDGAQKLLLEPLAPAEEAAPAVPENPRHPKKKKPGAACRCVGVRGTSGREYRADAVLVATGGLSYPTTGSTGDGYKLAEQAGHTIVEPVPSLVSLVSHDPDCKKMMGLALKNVTLTLFEDGKAIFDEQGEMLFTHFGISGPLTLSASSHLGDMKKHRYHAEIDLKPALSEEQLYDRITRDFALLANHAAQGALVKLLPSSMQPVMVARWGIDPTTRANQITREQKRELVQLCKHWKVPIDARGDLAHAVITSGGVSVREVDPKTMQSKKALGLYFAGEVLDVDAYTGGYNLQIAFCTAQSFANNL is encoded by the coding sequence ATGGCAAAGGTGTTGATCGTGGGCGGCGGTGCGGCCGGGCTGATGGCGGCGGGTGCTGCTGTGCGGCAGGGGCACGAGGTGACGGTGCTGGAGCACATGGAAAAGCCCGGCCAGAAGATCCTTGTCACCGGCAAGGGCCGCTGCAACGTGACCAACGACTGCACAGCGGAGGAGTTTCTGCGCCATGTGCGGACCAATCCGCGCTTCCTGTTCTCCTCGCTGTGGGCGTTCCCGCCAGCCAGAACGATGGAGCTGTTTGAGGGGCTGGGCGTGGAACTGAAGGTCGAGCGGGGCCGCCGGGTGTTCCCGGTGTCAGACCGGGCCGAGGAGATCCGTCAGGCGCTGCTGCGCTACGCCGAGGAGGCCCGCATCGTCCGCGACGGGGCCCAAAAACTGCTGCTGGAGCCGCTGGCCCCGGCTGAGGAGGCTGCCCCTGCGGTGCCGGAGAACCCGCGCCACCCCAAAAAGAAAAAGCCTGGTGCGGCCTGCCGCTGCGTCGGGGTGCGGGGAACCTCCGGCAGGGAGTACCGCGCCGATGCCGTGCTGGTGGCTACGGGCGGCCTGAGCTACCCGACAACCGGCTCCACCGGCGACGGCTACAAACTGGCCGAGCAGGCCGGGCACACCATCGTGGAGCCGGTGCCCAGCCTGGTGAGTCTGGTCAGCCATGACCCGGACTGCAAGAAGATGATGGGGCTGGCCCTGAAAAATGTGACGCTGACCCTGTTTGAGGACGGCAAGGCCATCTTCGACGAGCAGGGCGAGATGCTGTTTACCCACTTCGGCATCAGCGGCCCGCTGACGCTGAGCGCATCCAGCCACCTCGGCGACATGAAAAAGCACCGCTACCATGCGGAAATCGACCTGAAGCCCGCCCTGAGCGAGGAGCAGCTCTACGATCGCATCACCCGCGATTTTGCCCTGTTGGCGAACCACGCGGCGCAGGGGGCGCTGGTCAAGCTGCTGCCGTCCAGTATGCAGCCGGTCATGGTGGCTCGCTGGGGCATCGACCCGACCACCAGAGCCAACCAGATCACCCGCGAGCAGAAGCGGGAGCTGGTGCAGCTGTGCAAGCACTGGAAGGTGCCCATTGATGCCCGCGGCGACCTGGCCCATGCGGTCATCACGTCGGGCGGCGTGTCGGTGCGGGAGGTTGACCCCAAGACCATGCAGAGCAAGAAGGCGCTGGGCCTCTATTTTGCAGGCGAGGTGCTGGACGTGGACGCCTACACCGGCGGCTACAATTTGCAGATCGCGTTCTGCACCGCACAGAGTTTTGCAAATAATTTATAA